The following is a genomic window from Collimonas fungivorans Ter331.
GACTAAAATGCCTGGCGTCATTCTGAAACTGCTGAAATAAGAGCCCGCAGGAAGATTGAAGCTAATCTGCTGGAAACCAGTATCAAAGCCAGCATTGATTGCTTGTGTTCCTACCACAGCCCCGTTTTTATCCAGGAATTCGATCATGCCAGGGCCCATATTCGTATTGATGTTACCAATCCGGATTGAAATCCCTGTTGCCTCTCCAGCATTGTCAATAGCAACCGTAACAATGCCATTTGCGGCCAGCTTATTGCTGGTATTTCCCGGATCGAAAGTAGGGTCGGCTGGACCGATGCCGTTAAAACTATTCGGTGTTTGTAGATTAGTAACGGAAAAACGCAATCCGTTATGGACAAACGATTGGTCTGCCGTACCAAAATTAGCAGTAGCCATTGCGTCGAAATTCTCACTCAATGCCACCGGAGCAAACGGCACGACATTCAAACCGTAGGGGGCTGAATCCGGACTTGTATTGCCCGCCACATCGGTTTGCGTTGCGGTATAGGTATGGCCGCCCACTGGCGCATTCACATCGATGGTCCATGTGCCGTCCGGCCGGACTTGCGCCGAGCCGACTATGTTAGCGCCGTCAAACAGCGTCACGATAGCGCCAACCTCGCCCCTGCCGCTGATCGTCGGGGTGGAATCATCAGTCGTGCCGCCGTTGCCGATGTTGCCGGTAATCCCAACGTTATCGAGCACATTGTCAATCGTCGGTGCCGCTGGCGCCGTGGTATCCAAGATCAGATCATAGTTGTTCGACACCGGGCTAGAATTGCCCGCTGCATCTTCCGACACTGCGGTGAACGTATGGCTACCATCGCCAGCCAGTGCCGGAACGTCAAATACCCAACGATCCGTACCGCTATCGGCCGTGGCCGAGCCGATGACGTTGGCGCCGTCACGGATGAAGACGATGCTGCCGCGTTCTGCTGTACCGCTCAGCTGCGGGGTGTTGTCATTGGTGAGGCCGCCGCTGCCGATATTGCCGGTATGTCCCAGCACATCGTCGAAGGCGTTGTCAATCGTCGGTGCCGCTGGCGCATCGGTATCGATGACGATATCCCATGGATCGGACGGTTCGCTGGTGTTGCCGGCCGGATCTTCGACCACGATGATGAACTCATGGTCGCCAGGATTGAGCGGCGTGGTCGGGGTGAATTCCCATCTGCCGTCGTCACCCACAATGGCAGTGCCGATCGGATCGCCGCCATCGCTGATGATGACCTTGTCGCCCGGATCGAGGCCATCGCCGACCAGGGTCGGGGTGGTGTCGTCGGTGACGCCGCCGTCGCTCGGGATGGTGCCGGTATGGTCGCCAACGTTGTCAATGACGTCGCCGATGGCTGGCTTGCCTGGCGCGGTGATGTCCACTGTCAGGTCGAACTCATTGCTGTCGCTGACCACGCCGGCGGCGTTGGTAGACGTAGCCGTGATGGTGTGCGGACCTTCGGTCAAGGTCGGAGTGAACTCCCAGTTGCCGAGGCCATCGGCCATGACTGAACCGACCGCAACCGGGTTGCCGTCGACGTAGATGTGGACCAGGCTGTTGGCGGTAGCCGTGCCGTGCACGGTCGGCGTGGTGTCGTCGGTGACGCCATGGTTGGCGATCGGTCCAGTGATGCTGCCCTCGTTGTCATCGACCTGGGTGATGGCAATCGCCACGGCGCTGGTGTCGACGATGAAGTGGGTCGGAGCCGAGACCGGGCTGGTGTTGCCAGCCTGGTCCACTACCTGGTTGCTGATGGTGTGCGGACCGTCGGCCAGCGGGGTCTCTGGCGTATAAGTCCAGTTGCCGCCGGCGTCGACCGGCACGGTCTTGACCGGCACGCCATCGACGATGACGACCACGCTGGTGCCTGGCTCGGCCTTGCCGCTGTAAGTCGGGTTGGCGTCGTCGGTGGTGTCGTTGTCGGCAATTTCGCCGGTGCGCGCACCGATGTCATCGATCAGGGTCAAGTCGGTTGCAGCAGCCGGAATACCGGTATCGATATTGATCGGGTATTGGCCGGTCGACACGCCGCCAGCGCTGGCGGTAAAGTTGTGCAAGCCGTCGGCCAGCGGGCTAGCCGCTGGTACCGGGAAGCTCCAGTTGCCGTCCGCATCGGAAGTCGCTGAACCCAGTGGCGCCGGGTTACCGTCGACATAAACCATGACCACAGAACCGGCCGGTGCAGTACCGACTACTACCGGGGTATTGTCGTTGGTGAAGCCGTTCTGGGCAACATTGACCGGGCTGGCGCCGTCGTCGTCGATCACGCCGATGATGGCGGGCGCCGTCGGCACGCCGCCGGTGGCCACATCCAGGTCAAACTGGTTGCTTGGATCGCTGACGTTGCCGGCAGCGTCGGTGGCCTTGGCGGTCAGGTTATGCGCACCCAGGTCGAGCGGGAAGTCTGGCGTGATGGTCCAGTCGCCGCTGGCGTTTGCCTGGGTGGAACCGACGGCTTTGTCGCCATCGTACAAGGTGACGATGCTGCCAGGTTCAGCCTTGCCGCTGACGGTCGGTTGCGCATCGTCGGTGGCTGGGCCGCCCGAAGTCAGCGGGCCGGTCGAAGCGCCCTGGTCGTCGATGACCAGGTCGATGGTCGGCGCATCCGGCACACCGGTATCGATGACGATATCCCATGGATCGGACGGATCGCTGGTGTTGCCGGCCGGATCTTCCACCACAATGGTGAACTCATGGTCGCCCGGGTTCAACGGCGTGGTGGGGGTGAATTCCCACTTGCCGTCGTCACCCACGATCGCGGTGCCGATAGGATTGCCGCCATCGCTGATGATGACCTTGTCGCCCGGAGTGAGACCGCCGCCGACCAGGGTCGGGGTGGTGTCGTCGGTGACGCCGCCGTCGCTCGGGATGCTGCCGGTCTGGGTGCCAACGTCGTCGATAACGTCGCCGATTTCCGGCTTGGCTGGGGCAGTGGTGTCGACCGTCAGGTCGAACTCATTGCTGTCGCTGACCACGCCGGCGGCGTTGGTCGAGGTTGCCGTGATGGTGTGCGGACCTTCGGTCAGGGTTGGGGTAAATACCCAATCGCCGTTGCCATCGGCCATCACTGAACCGACTGCAACCGGGTTGCCGTCGACGTAGATGTGCACCAGGCTGTTGGCGGTGGCTGTGCCGTGTACGGTCGGTGTGGTGTCGTCAGTGACGCCATGGTTGCTGATCGGACCGGTGATGCTGCCTTCATTGTCATCGACCTGGGTGATGGCAATCGTTACGGCGCCGGTGTCGACGATGAAATGGGTCGGGGCAGAGACCGGGCTGCTGTTGCCAGCCTGGTCCACTACCTGGTTGCTGATGGTGTGCGCACCGTCGGCCAGTGGGGTCTCTGGCGTATAAGTCCAGTTGCCACCGGCGTCGACCGGCACGGTCTTGACCGGCACGCCATCAACGATGACAACCACGCTGGTGCCTGGCTCGGCCTTGCCGCTGTAAGTCGGGTTGGCGTCGTCGGTGGTGTCGTTGTCGGCAATTTCGCCGGTGCGCGCACCGACGTCATCGATCAGCGACAGATCGGTCGAGGCGCCTGGCGCCGTGGTATCGATGTTGATCGGATATTGACCGGTCGACACGCCGCCAGCGCTGGCGGTAAAGTTGTGCAAGCCGTCTGTCAGCGGGTTAGCCGCCGGCACCGGGAAGCTCCAGTTGCCGTCAGCATCGGACGTGGCCGAACCCAGTGCGACCGGGTTGCCGTCGACATAGATCATGACCACGGAACCGGCAGGTGCAGTACCGATTACCACCGGGGTATTGTCGTTGGTGAAGCCGTTCTCGGCAACAGGGACAGGCGTTGCGCCGTTGTCGTCGTTCACGCCGATGATGGCGGGCGCCGTCGGCACGCCGCCGGTAGCCACATCCAGGTCGAACTGGTTGCTTGGATCGCTGATATTGCCGGCAGCATCGCTGGCCTTGGCGGTCAGGTTATGCTCACCCAGGGACAGCGGGAAGTCTGGCGTGATGGTCCAGTTACCGCTGGCGTCCGCCTTGGTGGAGCCGACAGCTTTGTCGCCGTCGTACAAGGTGACGATGCTGTTCGGTTCGGCCTTGCCGCTGACGGTCGGTTGCGCATCGTCGGTGGCTGGGCCGCCCGAGGTCAGCGGGCCGGTCGAAGCGCCCTGGTCGTCGATGACCAGGTCGATGGTCGGTGCATCCGGCGCCAGGGTGTCGATGTTCACGGTCCATGGATCGGACGGATCGCTGGTGTTGCCAGCCGGATCGGTAACAACGACGGTGAAGTCATGCTTGCCGTCATCCAGCGGCGGCGGGGTGAATTCCCACTTGCCGTCGTCGCCCACGATCGCGGTGCCGATAGGATTGCCGCCATCGCTGATGACCACGGTGCTGCCAGGCGTCAGGCCGCCACCGCCGCCGCCGCTCAGGGTCGGGGTGTTATCGTCGGTATCACCGCCGTTAGGGATGGTGCCGGTCTTGCTGCCGACGTCGTCAGTGACGTCGCCGATGGCTGGCTTGCCTTCCATGGTGTCGACCACGACCACCCAGTCTGCCGATGGCAGGCCGACATTGCCGGCGGCGTCAGTCGCCGTGGCGGTGAATTTGTGCGGGCCGTCAGGCAGTTCGCTGGAGGTGATGGTCCAGTTGCCGTCAGCGTCGGCGACAATGCTGCCAACCTCGTTGCCGTCGGCGTACAGCTTGACCAGCGAACCGGCTTCAGCCTTGCCGCTCAGGGTCGGGGTCTTGTCGTCGGTCATGGCGCCGTTGTCGAGGAAGCCAGTGCTGCTGCCGGCGTCGTCCAAGGCCGATTCGATCAGGACCTGGGCTGGCGCGACCGTGTCGATGATGATATCGCGGCCGTCCGATGGCGGTTTGCCGTCTTCGATCACGACGATCTCATGCGGGCCGTCGTCCAGAGGATTGTCAGGGGTAAATGTCCACTTGCCGTCGTCGTCGACGATGGTCGAGCCGATCGGCTTGCCGTTGTCGATGATGGTGATGACTTTACCCGGGGTGCCGCCGTCGCCGATGATGGTTGGGGTGTTGTCGTCAGTGCTGCCGCCGGGAGGAATCGAGCCGGTGGTGGTGCCGACGTTGTCGGTGATGTCGCCGATGGTCAGCTTGCCGTCGCCAGGATTGCCTGGGTTGCCGCCGTCGCCGGGATTGCCTGGGTTGCCGCCGTTGCCGCCGCCGTTATCGCCAGCAAGCGCCGCGCCGATCAGGCCCAGCGCGCCCAGGCCGAACAGGCCAAGGCCAAGCCAGCTCATGCCGGCTGCAGGCACCAGGCCGCTGCCGAAGCCGACCAGCGGGTTGCGGCCGAGCACCAGCGGGGAACTCACGCCTTCGCCCAGCATGCCGGCTTCATGGTTAGCTTCCGCATCGGAAGCGATGTATTCGTAATATGCGCCGTCTTCGGCCACGCCGACCAGCTCTTCGCCCTGCCCGTCTGCGCTGTAGAAACCTTCGATGATCAGCTCAGGATCTTCGTAACCGGTACCTTCCAGGGACACGTGCAGGTCGTTGCCGACGCGGTGTACGGTGATGTTTTCCGGGGCTGCGCCGGTGTCGGCATCGGCCAGGATGAATTTGCCGCCCTTGATGGCTTTCACCTTGGTGGCGGAACCTTGCTTGGTCGTGCGGAGGTCCACGCTCTGCGTGATTTCCTTGCCATCGACCACGATTACTTTAACTGCGCTTGCTGCCATGATAATAATTCCTTAAAAGACTGAATTGCTTAATGTGAACGGTGGTAGCGACGGTACGCCACAACACGGTTGTGCCGCTTGAGACTGCGGTCTTGCGCGTGCCGGCGTGTCCGATAAAATCAGCTACACCCCATGCGCAGTAAAACCCGGCCGTGAAAGACATCTTTCGTGGTTGCCGAGCTTCGACGTAGAGCGGATTTTAGAGATGAGACAACTTGCGGTCTGTAGGCTCGAATTGACTTCGGCAGAGGAAAAATCCGCAAAGAAAGTAGGACAAGTCCGAGCGTCGTCAGACCGTCGTTTTAGCGTGATAGCGCTGGGAGCCAGTACCTGTCTATGAGACAGCTATCGCGGCGATAGCCACGGCCGGGGAAATTGATTGTTCTATTGCTGAAGAGCGGCGGCGTCATTGCGGATTCAGGTATTTACAACGCGCAGAAATTGTGCAAAACATTGTTAAATCCATGTCACACAATTGCCTGGTGGCGATGACGACATGAGGTACCGATGGACGATTCATTTGCGCCCCTCTGATCCAACACGTGGGTGCCGAGAAACTAGAATAGGGGCAATCTGACGTCTGAAAACAACGACAGTTATGCACCATGCCGGTTTTTATCGATTATCCAAATCCGCTCAAACCATTACCGTACCTGTACGAAGTCAGGCTGGCCAGCCACGGGATCTGGAACGACAAGATGCTGCTACTGGCGGGGCGCAGGATAAAGGACGTGATTTGAGGGAGGCAAGCCAGATTTGGCGCACTCATTGATATCGAATAGCGGGATGACATCTCGATTTAGGGCAGACCTTTTTATCAATCATGATGTTGTAGTCTTCCAATCTTTTACGTCCGTCGCCTGAATCAGTCGTATAGATAAAACGCATACTTGACTGATATGGCAGATATGGGCGAGCTGACTCATTCAGCAGTGGTTTTATCAGTGCAGCGATGCTCAATGTGAAAACAAGCGCTATTTGAATGGTTTTATGTAATGGCCCTACGGTTTCCCATGCCTTGTATAACAAGATTCCTTGAGCTACCACTACAAAATATTGGGTTCGATTCCAAAGCAGGGGAAATTGCCAGAAAACTGCTTCTACAATGATCATCAAAAGAAGCGACAGCATCAGTGATTTTTCTAGGCGAGAATTGACATCGACAATTTTTGAAAAATAAAAAAAAGTAAAAATATTAACCAGAAAATATGCTGTTGCACCCAAACTTTTGGGAGCAGGTCCGATGCTCTGATAGTCCTGAATTTTTTTTGCGATAAAGCTGAAATGAATATGCTCAGCTATTATTCCCAAAACATCGAACAAACCGAATCCGGAAAAGAAAAAGGCTGCCAGACCCAACAAAATTGGAATTTTGAATTCAATGATTTTCTTATAGCCAAAAGTGAGAAATATCGGGGCTAGCATTACGCTGGAATACTGAAAACACATCCCAATCAAGAACAGTACTAATGTAGAAAAATATCTTGATTTGTCGAACCTGATAAGGGCAAGCATGATGAATGACAGTGCGATCGACTGCCTGACAATCCCCATCTGAACCAGCAGATATACCCAGCAAAAATAAATGGCAAATGAAAAAATAATGTTCGCCCGGCAGTACCTGACAAAAACATAGAATGTGATGCCATTGAAAAGAGCGACGATAAAGTAAAGCGTCTGGATCGTGCCACCAAAGGTCTTTATTGTTGAAAGCAAGATGACGAATAAAGGCTCCATTGGTTTAAGCGCATCTGGCAGATGGAAAAAGGATAATCGCAAAAGCGTGGGCGCCGCAGTCACCGCTTGCTCATAAGCGATCCAATCATATCCGGTCTCCCAGCGCAAACCCGCAAGCGCCACAAAAGCGAGGATGACAATACCGGCCAGCAATGGATACAGATCTTTACGATATTCGGCAACAAGGACAAAAAGCCAAAAAACAAGCGCTAGGGATAAGTAAAAGATCAAATTTCCACCATTCTTTATCAGTCAAAATAATATTGCTTTTAAGTAAAAATTATAACTGACGAACTCTTGCCTCCGTAGTCGACGATAGCTATACCCTGCCCGTTACAAAAATGGCCTGTCTAAGACAGGCCATTTTTGTTTTATCACACACTAAATCCGTCAGGCATCATCGTCCAGCCCAGCAATCCGCAGTGCTTGCGGCGGGTGCAGCCCCGTTCTTTGTCGTCCTCGTGCCAGTATTATCCAAAAGAAAAGTCCCGCATTTATCGTTCTTTACTGGTGCTGCCTGCAGTGTAAAAGTGCTAGCAGTCGACGCACTGATAGTAAAAGCATATTTGGGGTTGGCGCTTGCTGGCATTGCTGGCAAGGTAAGGGCCGCGCCTCCGGGCTGATAACTATTGTTAACGGTGTACTGCTGCTGCATCCAGTTGGCATACTGCAGCAATGCCGCCATCGCTCCAGCTCGATCGCCACGCTGCACGTAGGACCGATAACTAGGGACGGCAACGGCGGCAAGAATAGAGATCACTACTACCACGATCATCAGTTCGATTAACGTAAAACCACGCTGCTTGTTTGCATTTCTGAATTTCATCGATATCCCCTTGATTCAAACCTGTATCTGTATTTCTTAATTTGGCTTGATCGATAATTGTCGCCAGCGGCGCACGGCTACACCAGACAGCTTCACGTCAAGACAACTGGCCACCCCATCAACACCGACCGTTCGTATGCACTGTGGCGACGGAGGCGGATTCGGCGGCCATACCCCACTACCTGTCGTACCCGGAATCGCAGCCGCACTCCAGTTGGTATCGGTTGTCGTCCCAGGCTGGGTTATCTGGTACTGCGGTGCATAAGCTCCTGTCAAGAAATTCACGCCCATGCTGAATGACACCCCGCCACCAGCACAAGGATCTGTAATATTGGGAGTAAACGAAGTCGTCAGCATAAGAATATTTTTCTGAAGCTGCAGATCGCCGACGGTGCGCTCGCCCGCGTCAAGGTAATCGATGTACCAGCCACGTTGCGATGCCCATGCAATGGGATTTTTACTCAGGGTCCGGCCTACTGCGGTTCCCCCGATCGAAACGCTCGTCAAAACTTGCGCCTGCAGTTGGCCACGGCCAGTTACGGCTGCTGCTCCAGGTTTATCCCAGATGCCATACACGCTCTGAATTGCGGTAGAGGCTAGATCTGTCGTCTCATAGAATTTCCCGGTACCGATCATCACCATATAGCCACCCATCGGATGGACTGCCAATATCGGTTTTTGTACAATCGGCTGGATGACAGAATTCGCATTCTTCGCAACAAACAATGAACTGGCGGTCCATTTCGTAGTATCGGTAGCATTGCTTAAATCAAACTTCCAGAGATTTCCTTGCAAATCCCCCGCATACGCGCCAACCAGCTGACGGCTGGCATTGAACAACAAGGCTGGAGCCGATAAGCCGTTCGGCGCTGTGGAGCTGCCTACCCCGGTGTCAATTTTTTGAATCAGAGCGCCTGTCTGGACATTCACCACATATAACACCGCATGACCATTGGCACTGTTGTAGCCATTGCCAAAAATGGCTGCCCATTGCCCATTGGCCAGCAGCACCATAGCCGGAGCACCTAGCACATTGCCCATATCGGCGTCGGTACCGGAGTTATTGTATTCCCACATAACACTGCTCTTGCTCAAAGAGCCCGGCGCCGTGACATCTATAGCAAAAACGCTGTTCGCACCGGCTCCAGTAGTTCCCAGCAAAATATTCTTCCAGGTGCTGCCGATATAAGCGTCCCCTTCGGCCAACGGTCCATCAACAAAATAGTGATGGCCGTAATTAGGATCGCTCAAGGTTTTCAGATTCGGGTAAACACTGTTCGGTACGAAAGCGAATTTTTCAGTGCCGTCGCTTGGGGAAAACGCGTGCAACATGCCATCGTTGGCGCCCACATACAACATTGCGCTACGCGTAGCCTTGGTGCTATTGACGAAAGTTGCATAAGTGCTACCTCCATTTGCCGCCGGCAACACCGAATATCCCGAGTCGCTGGTTTGGACGTACAAAGGAGCCGAGTTGACGATATCTCCAAGTTTATACTGGCGATAACGGAAGGTCCCGGTGCCGGTACCGTCAGACGCCTGCTCCAAGGCCGAATTACCTCTCAGGTAATCCACGACGTCGCTTGATCCCAATGCGGTTTGCTGGCTGTTGGTGCCAGATGTCAAATTACCCCAGGAAAAATCAACGCCGGCTTTCGACGTAGGGTTCCAGGTAACGATGTTCCGTTTCGTATGATCCGTAGGCAGCAATGTCGCCGCATCCCACTGAAATGCCCCAGTAGATCCATCAGATGTAATAGCATTGGCCGTCAAATGCCCGATCCAGACGCCCGCATCAAAACTCGCGGTGTAAGCATACGTCGTACTTTGAGCAACACCACCCTGGTTATTCGCCTGGCCGCCGCCGGAACCGGTGCTGCGGCCTATCTCTGCCAAAATGCTGTTAAGGCCGGCCCGCAGAGCCTGAGGGCTCTTTGCGCTGAAATAGCTGCCATGGCCGTTGACTGCAGCGTGCCATAAATCATCAATTGCCGTTTTGCTGTCCGCCACAGGTTTTGGCCAGTTGGCGGCTCCGTTCTTGATGTCAAAATAAGCGCCGCTGGTTGCCGTCTTATAATCCGATCGATACGTTAGCTGGCCGTTAGCGCCAAGACCAATGGTATGGGTCGTCATGTGCTGCCAGGTTGCAGGGTCGGTCGCCGTCGCCTTGATTTTTCCTGCCGTACTGGTAATCCCGGACCTGATGCCCACGTCGGTAACCCAATATTTCATCGCTGTATCTGCCAGCGTATTCGAATAGGCTGTCGGTCCTTGATAAAAAGGCCTTGGGAACTGGCTATTTGTCGTCAACGCGCCGCCAGAAACCGGGTCCTTAACGACCGGTGCAGGCAACGCAGGCACCTTGCCATCCTGATCGCCTATTGACGTGGGAACAGTCCCGTTCCAATAACCATCGGTGGAAAGAATTGTGAAATTGGCCTGGCATTTCAATTGAATCGGATCCGGCGTCCCACTTGGCGCGCCGTTCATGCCGTTACCTGTGTAATATTGTCCTACCTGATTCAGGGCATCAATGAGCGGTGTCCCACCGGAGGGTGCGATGGCGTACAGTTTGCTGTACCACTTATTTTTCTGAGTAGTATCGAAACTGTTCAGCGCCAGAAAATTGCTGGAGTTGGCGTTAATCGTCGCAAAGCCGACACGGAAGCGATTATTAATGCCGGCGAACGCCAATCCCAGCGAAGTTTTTGTCATCAGAATCCGCGTCCGATAGTAAGAAAACCAGTTGGCAAAGTTTTGAAGTTCTTCGGCATAGCTGCAACTGGTTGTGCTTGCAACGCAATCCTTGCGATCTGCACCGCGTGGATATGTGGCGCCAGAAACAATATCCACACGTTGATAGTTCGTGAGGGAATTTTGAGAATCAGAGCCATCTGGTATCCCGCTTCCAGCTACTGTCGATAGTTTGGTTCCCGTTTGGGTCCCTTTTTCCGTTCCTATCCAGTTGTAATAAAAGGCATAGCGCGCGCCAAGGGTCGGTTTACTTGAGCTCTGGCTGTTCGGGCAGTTCGTAGTATTTGCGGCGAAGGACTTTGCATCGTAAAGTGGGAGCGTGGTAGGTGATCCTCCGTAGTAACACTTCGCCCCCAGATCGCTCAAAGTGTTTGTGCTATTCAGATAAGGATCAATAATGGTCGTCTTGGTGTTGGCAGGAGACATGGAACTGACGCCATCAACCTTCGATACCCCTGGGGTGTACAGAATCGCTGGATTATAGTAAATCTGATTCCAGCTGCTGGAGTAGTAGGCGATTTTGTCTTTAAGGCCGTCAGTACTATTTGGATAAGGTGCCGTATACTCATAAGTGGCATCTTCACCGGTAACGCTTCCCCACGCCATACTGCCGGAGTTGTCCAGCATGTACATGATGTTTGGCGGCGGCGGCACCGGCAGGA
Proteins encoded in this region:
- a CDS encoding Ig-like domain-containing protein, which encodes MAASAVKVIVVDGKEITQSVDLRTTKQGSATKVKAIKGGKFILADADTGAAPENITVHRVGNDLHVSLEGTGYEDPELIIEGFYSADGQGEELVGVAEDGAYYEYIASDAEANHEAGMLGEGVSSPLVLGRNPLVGFGSGLVPAAGMSWLGLGLFGLGALGLIGAALAGDNGGGNGGNPGNPGDGGNPGNPGDGKLTIGDITDNVGTTTGSIPPGGSTDDNTPTIIGDGGTPGKVITIIDNGKPIGSTIVDDDGKWTFTPDNPLDDGPHEIVVIEDGKPPSDGRDIIIDTVAPAQVLIESALDDAGSSTGFLDNGAMTDDKTPTLSGKAEAGSLVKLYADGNEVGSIVADADGNWTITSSELPDGPHKFTATATDAAGNVGLPSADWVVVVDTMEGKPAIGDVTDDVGSKTGTIPNGGDTDDNTPTLSGGGGGGLTPGSTVVISDGGNPIGTAIVGDDGKWEFTPPPLDDGKHDFTVVVTDPAGNTSDPSDPWTVNIDTLAPDAPTIDLVIDDQGASTGPLTSGGPATDDAQPTVSGKAEPNSIVTLYDGDKAVGSTKADASGNWTITPDFPLSLGEHNLTAKASDAAGNISDPSNQFDLDVATGGVPTAPAIIGVNDDNGATPVPVAENGFTNDNTPVVIGTAPAGSVVMIYVDGNPVALGSATSDADGNWSFPVPAANPLTDGLHNFTASAGGVSTGQYPINIDTTAPGASTDLSLIDDVGARTGEIADNDTTDDANPTYSGKAEPGTSVVVIVDGVPVKTVPVDAGGNWTYTPETPLADGAHTISNQVVDQAGNSSPVSAPTHFIVDTGAVTIAITQVDDNEGSITGPISNHGVTDDTTPTVHGTATANSLVHIYVDGNPVAVGSVMADGNGDWVFTPTLTEGPHTITATSTNAAGVVSDSNEFDLTVDTTAPAKPEIGDVIDDVGTQTGSIPSDGGVTDDTTPTLVGGGLTPGDKVIISDGGNPIGTAIVGDDGKWEFTPTTPLNPGDHEFTIVVEDPAGNTSDPSDPWDIVIDTGVPDAPTIDLVIDDQGASTGPLTSGGPATDDAQPTVSGKAEPGSIVTLYDGDKAVGSTQANASGDWTITPDFPLDLGAHNLTAKATDAAGNVSDPSNQFDLDVATGGVPTAPAIIGVIDDDGASPVNVAQNGFTNDNTPVVVGTAPAGSVVMVYVDGNPAPLGSATSDADGNWSFPVPAASPLADGLHNFTASAGGVSTGQYPINIDTGIPAAATDLTLIDDIGARTGEIADNDTTDDANPTYSGKAEPGTSVVVIVDGVPVKTVPVDAGGNWTYTPETPLADGPHTISNQVVDQAGNTSPVSAPTHFIVDTSAVAIAITQVDDNEGSITGPIANHGVTDDTTPTVHGTATANSLVHIYVDGNPVAVGSVMADGLGNWEFTPTLTEGPHTITATSTNAAGVVSDSNEFDLTVDITAPGKPAIGDVIDNVGDHTGTIPSDGGVTDDTTPTLVGDGLDPGDKVIISDGGDPIGTAIVGDDGRWEFTPTTPLNPGDHEFIIVVEDPAGNTSEPSDPWDIVIDTDAPAAPTIDNAFDDVLGHTGNIGSGGLTNDNTPQLSGTAERGSIVFIRDGANVIGSATADSGTDRWVFDVPALAGDGSHTFTAVSEDAAGNSSPVSNNYDLILDTTAPAAPTIDNVLDNVGITGNIGNGGTTDDSTPTISGRGEVGAIVTLFDGANIVGSAQVRPDGTWTIDVNAPVGGHTYTATQTDVAGNTSPDSAPYGLNVVPFAPVALSENFDAMATANFGTADQSFVHNGLRFSVTNLQTPNSFNGIGPADPTFDPGNTSNKLAANGIVTVAIDNAGEATGISIRIGNINTNMGPGMIEFLDKNGAVVGTQAINAGFDTGFQQISFNLPAGSYFSSFRMTPGILVNGPDAGSMDWWTYDNIVVNGVLYPPVGTFGTEEVPQDASSVDSLTHATAGQDDATANDDDATTSTHNPADDPAPVIEGAASFTVQEDVQVHVEQAGDSPVLVLEGANQVLDISALTAAEQAKVADVKVIDITGTGDNTLHLSLNDVLEQGGKGLFIDDGKTQMMVKGDAGDVVNLDDLLEGVNAEGDWTQAAGSVTVEGVAYNVYQHTGLEAELLVQQGVTTNLS
- a CDS encoding EpsG family protein, producing the protein MIFYLSLALVFWLFVLVAEYRKDLYPLLAGIVILAFVALAGLRWETGYDWIAYEQAVTAAPTLLRLSFFHLPDALKPMEPLFVILLSTIKTFGGTIQTLYFIVALFNGITFYVFVRYCRANIIFSFAIYFCWVYLLVQMGIVRQSIALSFIMLALIRFDKSRYFSTLVLFLIGMCFQYSSVMLAPIFLTFGYKKIIEFKIPILLGLAAFFFSGFGLFDVLGIIAEHIHFSFIAKKIQDYQSIGPAPKSLGATAYFLVNIFTFFYFSKIVDVNSRLEKSLMLSLLLMIIVEAVFWQFPLLWNRTQYFVVVAQGILLYKAWETVGPLHKTIQIALVFTLSIAALIKPLLNESARPYLPYQSSMRFIYTTDSGDGRKRLEDYNIMIDKKVCPKSRCHPAIRYQ
- a CDS encoding type IV pilin protein, which gives rise to MKFRNANKQRGFTLIELMIVVVVISILAAVAVPSYRSYVQRGDRAGAMAALLQYANWMQQQYTVNNSYQPGGAALTLPAMPASANPKYAFTISASTASTFTLQAAPVKNDKCGTFLLDNTGTRTTKNGAAPAASTADCWAGR
- a CDS encoding pilus assembly protein, with product MLRMSVSRHMPLGRLLKLAAHCACLGMAAISGVALAEIAQAPLFLPVPPPPNIMYMLDNSGSMAWGSVTGEDATYEYTAPYPNSTDGLKDKIAYYSSSWNQIYYNPAILYTPGVSKVDGVSSMSPANTKTTIIDPYLNSTNTLSDLGAKCYYGGSPTTLPLYDAKSFAANTTNCPNSQSSSKPTLGARYAFYYNWIGTEKGTQTGTKLSTVAGSGIPDGSDSQNSLTNYQRVDIVSGATYPRGADRKDCVASTTSCSYAEELQNFANWFSYYRTRILMTKTSLGLAFAGINNRFRVGFATINANSSNFLALNSFDTTQKNKWYSKLYAIAPSGGTPLIDALNQVGQYYTGNGMNGAPSGTPDPIQLKCQANFTILSTDGYWNGTVPTSIGDQDGKVPALPAPVVKDPVSGGALTTNSQFPRPFYQGPTAYSNTLADTAMKYWVTDVGIRSGITSTAGKIKATATDPATWQHMTTHTIGLGANGQLTYRSDYKTATSGAYFDIKNGAANWPKPVADSKTAIDDLWHAAVNGHGSYFSAKSPQALRAGLNSILAEIGRSTGSGGGQANNQGGVAQSTTYAYTASFDAGVWIGHLTANAITSDGSTGAFQWDAATLLPTDHTKRNIVTWNPTSKAGVDFSWGNLTSGTNSQQTALGSSDVVDYLRGNSALEQASDGTGTGTFRYRQYKLGDIVNSAPLYVQTSDSGYSVLPAANGGSTYATFVNSTKATRSAMLYVGANDGMLHAFSPSDGTEKFAFVPNSVYPNLKTLSDPNYGHHYFVDGPLAEGDAYIGSTWKNILLGTTGAGANSVFAIDVTAPGSLSKSSVMWEYNNSGTDADMGNVLGAPAMVLLANGQWAAIFGNGYNSANGHAVLYVVNVQTGALIQKIDTGVGSSTAPNGLSAPALLFNASRQLVGAYAGDLQGNLWKFDLSNATDTTKWTASSLFVAKNANSVIQPIVQKPILAVHPMGGYMVMIGTGKFYETTDLASTAIQSVYGIWDKPGAAAVTGRGQLQAQVLTSVSIGGTAVGRTLSKNPIAWASQRGWYIDYLDAGERTVGDLQLQKNILMLTTSFTPNITDPCAGGGVSFSMGVNFLTGAYAPQYQITQPGTTTDTNWSAAAIPGTTGSGVWPPNPPPSPQCIRTVGVDGVASCLDVKLSGVAVRRWRQLSIKPN